Genomic DNA from Roseburia intestinalis L1-82:
CTTGTCAGACTGGTTCCACCCCATACATACGGGTTTCCGACAAACTGTGTTGCATAGGAAACAAGGGATACACGGACATCCGATACACCCTGTCCATAACGGACTTCTGTCATAGTCTGTGCCTTCGGAAGTTCGGTTGCAATGCTGACATAGTCTGAAGAGACATATCCCTCATCACTGTCGACATTGATCTTTACCCAGCCGTCAAGGACTTCAAGAACCTCAAGTTCCTCACCCTCCGGCATCATGGTGATGACATGGCTGTCTGTGTTTGTCTCGTCACGGACATAAAGCGTGGTCGTCGTTACGGTTGCAACTGTCTGCTTTACTTCCTGTGCCTTTGCGATCGCTGCTTCGCCGGTCAGAAGATATTCTGATTTTACATATCCTTTTACTTTTCCGGACTCGATCTGTGTCCAGTCACCATCTGTTCCAATAATCTCACATCCTGCATTGTTTGGCAGCTTTCCAACAATCTCTGCCTCTGTTCCCGGAACTTCACGGACATTAATATTGCCATCTGCCTGTGCGATTCCCAGATTTGTGTATCCAAATGCACTGGCTGCCTCTGCAAGCGCCTGTGCCTGTTTTTCTTCCTCTGTTTGTGTCTCATCTTCCTGACCGGATGCAGTCATATCACGGTCGGATTCTGAAACACTGACCATATCTGCTGCGGTAACAGAAAGGTAATCCGACATCACATCAGTAACACCGGATGCAAGATCCGTACCCTGTTTTGTATAATTTTCCATCTGTTCTGCCAATGTGGAAGACACCCCCGCAGACACTTCATGTATCTGGGAATCTGTGCTCTCTGCCATTACTTCCTGTGTGTCTTTCACACCCGGCTTTCCATCAATATAAGCTGTTGAAAATACAAGAGAACCGGCTGCAAGAAGTCCGGCTGCCTTAACCCATTTTGCTTTCATATCCGTACCTTTCCAAAGAATCCTGAATACTTCGTTTATCAATACCGCTCAAGTATAGCAGTCATTTTTTACAATGTCAACATATTTATGTAATATTTCCGTAATATTTAGGATTCATTTTTCTCGAACCATGCCCTCGCATATGCAATATTATTCTGCATTTCCTCTTTTAAAGCCTCGATGGATGAAAATTTCCGTTCCTCCCGGATTCTTGTCAAGAACTCGACCGTCACTACTTTGCCGTAAAGATCCCCGGCAAAATCCAGAAGATGTGTCTCAACACCGACCGGATTTTTTCCTTCAATCGTCGGTTTCACCCCAACGTTTGTAACGCCACGGTAGCTCCGGTCGCCAAGCCGCACTTCTGTCACATAGACACCACTCTCCGGAAGCAGTTTTTCCTCCGGCGGAATCTGGTTGATCGTCGGGATTCCAAGTTTCGTGCTGCCTAAATGTCTTCCGTGAAGGATCTCCCCTGTCACAAAATAGTGATACCCTAACAGATGATTTGCCTTCTCAATATTGCCCTTTGCAATCTCTTCCCGGACAAATGTGCTGCTGATATCTCTCTTATCTTCCTGCATTTTATCGATCACAAGCACTTCATAGCCATACTTGTCCGATAAATCTTTCAACATGTGATAATCGCCCCTGCGATTGTGCCCAAAGTGGAAATCAGAACCAACCACAAAACACTTTACATGAAGCTGATGCACGATCTTGGCAATGAAATCTTCTGGTTCCATGCACATGATCTCTTTTGTAAACGGACACTCGACCAGATAGTCGATCCCAATCTGCTCAAAGATATGCATTTTTTCTTCATTGGTTGTTAAAACTTTCGCCTCAACCTGTTCCACACTTTTCCGTGGTGGAATATTAAATGTGAATATGACCGCTGCAAGTCCCGCTTCCTTTTTGGATGCCAGATGTTCCATCAGGAGTTCATGGCCTCTGTGTATCCCGTCAAATTTTCCAAGTGAAAGTACGGTTGGCTCTTCAATATAAAATTCGGTTGTGTTTTTCAGATATTTCATGCTTCCATAAACAATTTTACCGGTTTATAATCTCCGTGTATCTCGGAGTACTCATATATCCCGATAAAACGCCCTTCTTCATCATAAATACGGACCTTCTGCTGTTCCCAGTCTTTCTGATAAGAAACAAACATGTCTTTTTTCATCCGGTTTCCATTATATAACAGTTTGTTCCATTCTTTGCAGATCACCGCTTTTTTATACTGTAAAAATACGGAATCAACCGCATAAATAAAATCAAACATCTCTGCGTTCCACTGTTCTGACTGTGTCTGTCCTGCCGCTTTTTGTACACGTTCTTCGATCTCTGAGAGGCGAAGCGCATCCTGTACACAAAATTCAGATACCTTTGTGCGCAGCAAGGATTCCATACATGCTCCACAGGAAAGTTTCTCACCGATGTCCTGACATAATGTACGGATATAAGTTCCCTTTGAGCAGCGCACACGCATACAGACCCGGGGCAGTTCCATTTTAATAATCTCAATGGAATAGAGCTGAACCGGTCTTGCCTGACGTTCCACCGTCACACCGGCCCTTGCGAGATCGCACAGTTTCTTTCCGTTCACTTTTAATGCAGAATACATCGGCGGAACCTGCATGTATTCCCCTGTGAAAGAAAGAACTGCCTCTTTTACCTGCTCTTCCGTTACTTCTACCGGATGTTCCTCTAAAACAGTTCCCGTGGTATCCTGCGTGTCTGTCACCTTTCCAAGCAGCATCACCGCAACGTATTCTTTGTTTTTGTCCGTCAAAAGGTCGCAGACTTTTGTCGCTTTACCAAGACACACAGGAAGCACCCCCTCCGCATCCGGATCGAGTGTCCCTGTGTGTCCGATTTTCTTTGTTTTTAAAATACCTCTTAGTTTTGCGACCACATCAAAGGATGTATATCCTTTTTCTTTGTATACATTGATAATTCCGTTAATCATAAATTTTCCCGTCTCATGTACAGCCGTCATTTTCTGCAATCTGAAAATTTCAGGCTGCCTGTATCGTTAATCTGTGATCTGTTCTCTGATATCTTCAATAATTTCATTCAGCCGTTTTTCTGGATCTCCCGCCACGGAAAAACCTGCTGCCCTGACATGTCCGCCACCGCCATATTTTGCTGCGATCTTTGCAACATCCACATAACTTGCAGAACGAGTGCTGACTTTATAATTTTCTTCATCTGTCTGGTATAAAAAGACTGCTGCTTCCACGTCCTTTGTCACGCGAAGCTGGCTGACGATCCCGTCTAAATGTTTCGGAAGAACATTGTATTCTCTCATTTCCTCTGCAGTTATGATACTCGAGATGCATTTTCCATCCAGATGCAGCTTACTTTTTACCAGCGCAAGTCCCATGATACGGTTCTGCTCATAGGTTTTTGTAAAAAACGTCTGATCCACGATCTTCGGGAAATCAATGCCCATTCCCATCAGAACACCTGCTGCCTCCATCGTTTTTTCCGATGTGCAGGAATACTGGAACACACCGGTATCATGGATGATTCCGGTATAAATGCATTCTGCGATCTCTTTGGTCAGACGTTCTCTCGGGATCAGTTCAAATACCAGTTCCGACGCAGAACTCGCCTGCGGGAAAATATAGTTTTCATCCGCAAAACTCTGGTTACTGATATGATGATCGATACACGCTGTTTTTTTTGCATGCTCAAAATATTTTGCCGCGTCTCCAAGTCTGCCCAGATCCCCGCAGTCCTGTGCGATAAACAGATCAAACTCTTTATCTGCAGTGCAGTCGCTTATGATCTTATCCGCATTTTTCATAAATTTGAAAATATTGGGTATCGGCTGCAGATACAGGCTGACTTCGATCTGCGGGTAATATGTCGTAATATAGTTATAGGTTGCAAGGCAGGAGCCTACGCAGTCCCCATCCGGTCTGATATGACCTGCAATGGCAGCTGTTTTTACTCCCGCGAAAAGTTCATCGAGACTTTTCATGTTCTCCTCCATCCCCAAATATACGCTTTTCGTTTGTCTTATTCCTCTGCGTCATCTTCGCTTTTGATATCTTTTGTGACCTCGTCGATCATTTTAGACATCTTTACACCATATTCAATCGACTGGTCTAACACGAAACGGATCTCCGGTGTATTGCGCAGATTTACTGTTTTCGCAAGTTTGCTGCGGATAAATCCCTCCGCGCTCTTTAACCCTGCAAGTGTTTTTGCCTGGGATTCTTCATCTCCTAAAACACTGATATATGCTTTACATGTTTTTAAATCCGGTGCAACTTCCACTGCCACAACGCTTGTCAGCGGGTTGATCCGCGGGTCTTTGATCTCCCCGCGGATGATATTGGAAAGTTCGCGCTGCACCTCTCCATTGATCCTGGTATTTTTAATACTGTTTTTTCTCATTTTATAACCTCTTAGCGCGGTACCTCAACCATTGTATACGCTTCTACGATATCTAATTCCTGGAAATCACCGAAACCTTCAAATACAAGACCGCACTCAAATCCTGCTTTTACTTCTTTGACATCATCTTTAAATCTCTTTAAGGAAGCTAAATCACCCTCAAAGATCTGTTCGCCCTCGCGGGAAATACGAACTTTACATCCTCTCTGGAACATACCGTCAAGCACATAAGAACCTGCGATATTGCCGACGCCGGAAGCCTTGAAGATCTGACGGATCTCTGCATGGCCTAATACTTTCTCTTCGTATACCGGGTCTAACATTCCCTTCATGGCTGCCTCTACATCCTCAATTGCATTGTAGATGACTTTGTAGAGACGGATATCTACGTTTTCTTTATCTGCAGTAAGTTTTGCAGTCGGATCCGGACGGACGTTAAATCCGATGATGATCGCATTTGATGCAGATGCAAGGCTGACATCAGACTCGTTGATCGCACCAACACCACCATGGATGACTTTTACAACAACTTCTTCGTTCGACAGTTTTACAAGACTCTGTTTTACTGCCTCCACGGAACCCTGTACATCGGCTTTTACGATGATATCGAGTTCTTTGACATTTCCGGACTGGATCTGTGAAAACAGATCGTCTAAGGACATCTTCACTTTTGTATCTTCGATCAGACGGTTCTTGCCCTCGGAAATATAGGTCTCAGCAAATGCTCTCGCCTCTTTTTCTGTATCCATGGCAACGAATGTCTCGCCCGCTTCCGGTACAGAGGATAAACCTAAGATCTCTACCGGCATGGAAGGACCAGCTTCTTTGACACGTCTTCCCTGATCATCGATCATTGCACGGACTTTACCATAGCAGCTTCCGCATGCTACCGGCTGGCCAACTTTTAAAGTACCTTTCTGCACCAAAACAGTGGCAACGGCACCGCGGCCCTTATCAAGCTGTGCCTCAATGACAAGACCTCTTGCATTACGTTTCGGATTTGCCTTTAACTCAAGTACTTCTGCTGTTAAAAGGATCATCTCAAGCAGGTTGTCGATACCCTCTTTTGTATGTGCGGATACCGGACAGAAGATCGTGCTTCCACCCCAGTCTTCCGGGATAAGTTCATACTCGGATAACTCCTGTTTTACACGCTCGATATTTGCACTCGGCTTATCGATCTTGTTGATCGCAACGATGATCTCAACACCTGCTGCTTTTGCATGGTTGATTGCCTCTACGGTCTGTGGCATTACACCATCGTCTGCTGCAACGACTAAGATCGCAATATCGGTGGAATTTGCACCACGCATACGCATTGCAGTAAATGCCTCATGTCCCGGTGTATCTAAGAATGTGATCTTCTGACCATTGATGGATACCACGGATGCACCGATGTGCTGTGTGATACCGCCTGCCTCTCTGTCTGTCACACGGGTAGAACGGATTGCATCCAGCAAGGATGTTTTACCATGGTCAACGTGGCCCATAACACAGACAACCGGTGGACGTGCTACTAAAGTATCTTCCGGATCTTCTTCCTCTTTTAAGAGTTCGGCGATCACATCGACTTTTTCTTCCGGCTCACAGATGCAGTTAAACTCTAATGCGATTTCTTCTGCCTGCTCGTAATCTACTTCCTGGTTTACCGTAACCATCGTTCCTTTTAAGAACAGTTTCTTTACGATAACAGACGGCTGTACTTTCATCTTGTCAGCTAACTCTCTGATCGTAAGTTTCTCCGGTAATACCAGTGTGCGGATCACATCCTCTTCCGGCTGCTGTTTTGGCTGCTGCTGAGGTTTCTTCTTGCCACCGTTCTTCTCAAGATTGATAAAGCGCTCCTGTTTCTTTCCGCCAAGTGCATCGTAATCGTTGCGCTGTCTTGCGTTTTTGTTTCTGTCCTTATCGCGCTCTCTGGATTCTTTTCCTCTTAACTCCTCCGGTGCTGCTGCAGCTGCCTCTTTATTGAAGCGGTCGATCTCACGGTCAAGTCTGCCGCCACCATTATTTCCACCACGGAAGCCATTGTTTCTGTTGTTATTTCTGTCGCCCTGACCCTGTCCCGGTCTGCCATTGTTCTGGTATGGACGCTGTCCATCGTTTCTTCCGTTTCTGTCACCGTACGGGCGCTGTGGTCTGTCACCATTGTTTCTCTGGTTTCTTCCATCTCCCTGCGGACGGCGCTGACCATTATTGTTACGGTCGCGTCTGTCATTATTATTCCCCTGACGGCGGTCATTATTCTGCGGACGGTACTCCGGATTCTGTGCATAGACATTTTCTCTTGGAGTCTGTACCTGTACTTTTTCAACCGTTTTCTTCGGCTCTTCCGCTGCCGGTTTTGCCTCTCTCTGTGCCTTCAGCTCTGCTGCTTTTGCCGCTGCAAGATGCTCTGCCTCTTCCGCTGCTTTTGCTGCCTCCGGGTTAATTGCGCGTTCAAATGCTTTTCTTACATCATAACCGGATGTCGGTCTTGCCTGCGCATTGCCGCGGTTTGGATTCTGTCCCTGTGGACGGCGGTCGCCATTCCCCTGGCGTCTGTCACCATTTCCAGAACGTCTGTTGTTATTGCCGCCGCGGCCGCCGCCCTGTTTGCTGTACTGTGCATTGAACACAGCAGTAATGCTTGATTTTTTCTTCGGGCGCTGCTCTGCGTTCTCAGTTTTTGCACCCTCAGCCGGTTTATTCTGCTCGTTTGCCTGTGGCTTCTGTGCAGGTTTATTTTCCGGTGCCGCTGTCTTGTTCTCTGCAGGTTTGCTCTCTGACACATTTTCTTTATTCTGTGCCTTTGCAGTATTCTCCGCTGCTGCAGACTTTCCAAATTTCTTTCTCACGATATCCTGTGCCGGATCATCGATATTGCTGGAAGCTGCTTTCACTGCATATTCCGTCGTATTTAATGTTTCTATAATCTGTTTACTCTCTATTCCTAATTCTTTTGCAAGGTCATATACTCTCATTTTTGCCATTTATCTTAATTCCTCCCATTATTCAGTTGTGATTGCTGTTTCAGTCTCTCTTCGATCGAGTGCGACAGTCCCTCGTTTGTGACTGCAAGCGATGCACGAAATTCTTTTCCGATGAAATGCCCGAGCATTTCTTTGTCCGAATATTCATACATTGGCACCTGATAAAAATCTGTCATATTTCGAAACATTTTCTTCGTATTGTCTGACGCATCCTGTGCAACGATGACAAGATATGCCCTGCCCTCTTTTACCGCCTTTTCCGTAGAAAATTCTCCACTCGCCACACTGCCGGCTTTTGCGGCAATTCCTAGCATAGATAACACTCTATCTGGTTTCAAGCTGTTCCATCTCCTTTGTCAGCGTTTCATATACATCTTTCGGGATCGGCATTTTAAATGATCGTTCTAACCCTTTATTTTTTATCGCCATTGCAAGACATTCACGGTTTGGGCAGATATAAGCACCTCTTCCGTTCTTTCTTCCAGTTGCATCTAAAATGATCTCCGTTTCCCCTTCTTCCGTCGGCGCTGTTTTGATCACACGGATCATATCTCTTTTGGCTTTCATCTCATGACAGCCGACACACTGCCTCATCGGAATCTTTTTATTTGACATTCTTCTTAATACCTCTTATTCTCTGTCCTCACCATCAGCTTCGGCATTGTTTTCTTCTGCTCCGTCAGTCTCATAGCTGTCTTCCTCATAGCCTTCCTCTGCCGGTGCACTGCCGTCCTCGTACTCCTCATAGGACCCGCCGTCCTCATCGTAATACTCATCTTCCTCGTAATCATTCTCGTAATCTAAGAAATCGCCGGACTCTCTCGCCTGTGTCTCGCTCTTGATATCGATCTTGAATCCTGTCAGACGTGCTGCAAGTCTTGCATTCTGTCCTTCTTTTCCGATGGCAAGAGAAAGCTGGTAATCCGGAACAACCACTTTTGCAGATTTTTCTTCTGCATCCGCAATAACAGAAATAACTTTTGCCGGACTTAATGCATTTTCGATCATCATTGCCGGATTCTCATTCCAGGTGATGATATCAATCTTCTCACCACGCAGTTCACCAACGATTGCATTGACTCTGGCACCATTCATACCAACACATGCACCAACCGGATCGACATCCGGATCGTTTGACCATACTGCGATCTTTGTTCTGCTTCCTGCTTCACGCGCGATCGCCTTGATCTCTACGATGCCCTCGCGGACCTCAGCCACCTCAGACTCAAACAGGCGTTTTACAAGTTCCGGATGTGTTCTGGAAACTAACACTTTCGGTCCTTTAGAAGTAGCCTTAACCTCTAAGATATATACCTTGATACGCTCTGTCGGCTGGAACACTTCGCCTTTTACCTGTTCATTCTCTGTTAAGATCGCATCGACCCTTCCTAAGTTAATGCTGACATTTCTTCCCACATAACGCTGTACCACGCCGGTCACAACATCTTTTTCCATGCTGTAATACTGATCGTATAAAACTTTACGCTCTTCTTCACGGATTTTCTGTAAGATCACGTTCTTTGCATTCTGTGTTGCGATACGTCCGAATTCCTTAGACTGTACCTCGATGTTGACAACGTCTCCGATCTCATATTTGGAATTGATCATCTTTGCATTGACCAGACTGATCTGCTCTACCGGATCTTCTACCGTTTCAACAACTGTCTTTTCCTGAAATACATGAAACTCACAGGTTTCCGGATCGATCGATACTTTTACGTTATCGGATGAACCAAAATGGTTCTTGCACGCTGTTACAAGAGAATTTTCAATCGCTTCAAGCAATGTATCTTTGCTGATATTCTTCTCCTGTTCCAGTATATTTAACGCTTCTAACAACTCATTATTACTCATTATTAAATCCTCCTTGTTTTGCGGAGCAAAATGCCTGCTATGCTGTTTTTGCATAGCATGTGCCCTTGCAGGGAGCAATGCCCAGCACACTGGGCAGGATTTTCCTCCTTTAGTTCATCTTTAAAAGTCAAATGCCAGACGGATCAGTGCGATATCGCTCTTTTCAAACGTCATTTCCGTTCCGTCCTCTGTTTTTATCGTCACGGTATTTTCATCATATGCAGACAAAATACCATAAAATTCCTTTTCACGGTTGATTGCACGATATGTTCGTATCTCTACTTCTTTTCCCATGCTGCGGATATAATCTTTTTCTTTTTTCAGCGGTCTGCCAAGTCCCGGAGAGCTGACCTCAAAAACATAGGAGTCCTCAACGAAATCTTCTCTGTCTAAAATCTCGTTCATCTCCCGCGCCACTGCCTCACAGTCATTTACGGTAATGCCGCCTTCCTTGTCGATATAGGCTCTTAAGTACCAGGCACCGCCTTCCTTTACATACTCCACATCGACCAGCTCAAAATTCATGCGGTCTAAAATCGGAGTAATCAGTTCTTCGGTGCGCGTTTCGTATGTTTCACGTTTTGACATGTGTACACCTTCTTTCTTCCATATTCAGTTTTACTTCTGCATGCATTTCTGTTGCAGAAATACATGGCTCCTAAACGTGAATTGAGAGAGGGCTTTCGTCCTCTCTCAATCAAGTCATCGTGTTATCATTTATTAATGTAACACTTTCCTCTTTAAAATGCAAGCCTTTTACATTTTTTTCTGACAAACAATAAAATCATACAACATAAAAAATTGCCAATATACCATCTGGCATACTGACAACTTCCGGGTTGGGCTGTTTATCTCTTTCGAAATAACAGTGAGTAGCTCGTAGGGGAATCGAACCCCTGTTTCCGCCGTGAGAGGGCGGCGTCTTAACCGCTTGACCAACGGGCCACAAATATTTGATTTATCTCTGTTATAAAACAGAATAGCTCGTAGGGGAATCGAACCCCTGTTTCCGCCGTGAGAGGGCGGCGTCTTAACCGCTTGACCAACGGGCCATAAGTATTTGTTCATCTCTGTTATAAAAACAGAGTAGCTCGTAGGGGAATCGAACCCCTGTTTCCGCCGTGAGAGGGCGGCGTCTTAACCGCTTGACCAACGAGCCGAACTGATACTTATTATAGCATGTTTTTTTTTATTTGCAAGTATTTTTTTGAAGTTTTTTTATTTTTTTAAAAATATGAACAATTTACACAATTTCATTCTGCTTTTCCCACCATTTTCATGGCATTTTTACCTCTTTTTCATACATCAGATCCTCTATTACTTCACGCACCGTCGAAATCCGATCTATTTTTCCAACATTCGAACCACAAAATACAAGTCCGTTTTCAACGTCTCCATGCACAGCACGGATCAACGCCTGTGTGATGCAGTACGG
This window encodes:
- a CDS encoding L7Ae/L30e/S12e/Gadd45 family ribosomal protein; translated protein: MLGIAAKAGSVASGEFSTEKAVKEGRAYLVIVAQDASDNTKKMFRNMTDFYQVPMYEYSDKEMLGHFIGKEFRASLAVTNEGLSHSIEERLKQQSQLNNGRN
- a CDS encoding C40 family peptidase, giving the protein MKAKWVKAAGLLAAGSLVFSTAYIDGKPGVKDTQEVMAESTDSQIHEVSAGVSSTLAEQMENYTKQGTDLASGVTDVMSDYLSVTAADMVSVSESDRDMTASGQEDETQTEEEKQAQALAEAASAFGYTNLGIAQADGNINVREVPGTEAEIVGKLPNNAGCEIIGTDGDWTQIESGKVKGYVKSEYLLTGEAAIAKAQEVKQTVATVTTTTLYVRDETNTDSHVITMMPEGEELEVLEVLDGWVKINVDSDEGYVSSDYVSIATELPKAQTMTEVRYGQGVSDVRVSLVSYATQFVGNPYVWGGTSLTRGADCSGFVMSVFANYGISLPHSSRAQANCGTKISASDAQPGDLFFYGNGSSINHVAIYIGGGRVVHASSPKSGIKISGAYYRTPVKVVRVINN
- the infB gene encoding translation initiation factor IF-2; its protein translation is MAKMRVYDLAKELGIESKQIIETLNTTEYAVKAASSNIDDPAQDIVRKKFGKSAAAENTAKAQNKENVSESKPAENKTAAPENKPAQKPQANEQNKPAEGAKTENAEQRPKKKSSITAVFNAQYSKQGGGRGGNNNRRSGNGDRRQGNGDRRPQGQNPNRGNAQARPTSGYDVRKAFERAINPEAAKAAEEAEHLAAAKAAELKAQREAKPAAEEPKKTVEKVQVQTPRENVYAQNPEYRPQNNDRRQGNNNDRRDRNNNGQRRPQGDGRNQRNNGDRPQRPYGDRNGRNDGQRPYQNNGRPGQGQGDRNNNRNNGFRGGNNGGGRLDREIDRFNKEAAAAAPEELRGKESRERDKDRNKNARQRNDYDALGGKKQERFINLEKNGGKKKPQQQPKQQPEEDVIRTLVLPEKLTIRELADKMKVQPSVIVKKLFLKGTMVTVNQEVDYEQAEEIALEFNCICEPEEKVDVIAELLKEEEDPEDTLVARPPVVCVMGHVDHGKTSLLDAIRSTRVTDREAGGITQHIGASVVSINGQKITFLDTPGHEAFTAMRMRGANSTDIAILVVAADDGVMPQTVEAINHAKAAGVEIIVAINKIDKPSANIERVKQELSEYELIPEDWGGSTIFCPVSAHTKEGIDNLLEMILLTAEVLELKANPKRNARGLVIEAQLDKGRGAVATVLVQKGTLKVGQPVACGSCYGKVRAMIDDQGRRVKEAGPSMPVEILGLSSVPEAGETFVAMDTEKEARAFAETYISEGKNRLIEDTKVKMSLDDLFSQIQSGNVKELDIIVKADVQGSVEAVKQSLVKLSNEEVVVKVIHGGVGAINESDVSLASASNAIIIGFNVRPDPTAKLTADKENVDIRLYKVIYNAIEDVEAAMKGMLDPVYEEKVLGHAEIRQIFKASGVGNIAGSYVLDGMFQRGCKVRISREGEQIFEGDLASLKRFKDDVKEVKAGFECGLVFEGFGDFQELDIVEAYTMVEVPR
- a CDS encoding bifunctional riboflavin kinase/FAD synthetase; its protein translation is MKYLKNTTEFYIEEPTVLSLGKFDGIHRGHELLMEHLASKKEAGLAAVIFTFNIPPRKSVEQVEAKVLTTNEEKMHIFEQIGIDYLVECPFTKEIMCMEPEDFIAKIVHQLHVKCFVVGSDFHFGHNRRGDYHMLKDLSDKYGYEVLVIDKMQEDKRDISSTFVREEIAKGNIEKANHLLGYHYFVTGEILHGRHLGSTKLGIPTINQIPPEEKLLPESGVYVTEVRLGDRSYRGVTNVGVKPTIEGKNPVGVETHLLDFAGDLYGKVVTVEFLTRIREERKFSSIEALKEEMQNNIAYARAWFEKNES
- the nusA gene encoding transcription termination factor NusA, which translates into the protein MSNNELLEALNILEQEKNISKDTLLEAIENSLVTACKNHFGSSDNVKVSIDPETCEFHVFQEKTVVETVEDPVEQISLVNAKMINSKYEIGDVVNIEVQSKEFGRIATQNAKNVILQKIREEERKVLYDQYYSMEKDVVTGVVQRYVGRNVSINLGRVDAILTENEQVKGEVFQPTERIKVYILEVKATSKGPKVLVSRTHPELVKRLFESEVAEVREGIVEIKAIAREAGSRTKIAVWSNDPDVDPVGACVGMNGARVNAIVGELRGEKIDIITWNENPAMMIENALSPAKVISVIADAEEKSAKVVVPDYQLSLAIGKEGQNARLAARLTGFKIDIKSETQARESGDFLDYENDYEEDEYYDEDGGSYEEYEDGSAPAEEGYEEDSYETDGAEENNAEADGEDRE
- the rimP gene encoding ribosome maturation factor RimP gives rise to the protein MSKRETYETRTEELITPILDRMNFELVDVEYVKEGGAWYLRAYIDKEGGITVNDCEAVAREMNEILDREDFVEDSYVFEVSSPGLGRPLKKEKDYIRSMGKEVEIRTYRAINREKEFYGILSAYDENTVTIKTEDGTEMTFEKSDIALIRLAFDF
- a CDS encoding DHH family phosphoesterase; translated protein: MKSLDELFAGVKTAAIAGHIRPDGDCVGSCLATYNYITTYYPQIEVSLYLQPIPNIFKFMKNADKIISDCTADKEFDLFIAQDCGDLGRLGDAAKYFEHAKKTACIDHHISNQSFADENYIFPQASSASELVFELIPRERLTKEIAECIYTGIIHDTGVFQYSCTSEKTMEAAGVLMGMGIDFPKIVDQTFFTKTYEQNRIMGLALVKSKLHLDGKCISSIITAEEMREYNVLPKHLDGIVSQLRVTKDVEAAVFLYQTDEENYKVSTRSASYVDVAKIAAKYGGGGHVRAAGFSVAGDPEKRLNEIIEDIREQITD
- the rbfA gene encoding 30S ribosome-binding factor RbfA — its product is MRKNSIKNTRINGEVQRELSNIIRGEIKDPRINPLTSVVAVEVAPDLKTCKAYISVLGDEESQAKTLAGLKSAEGFIRSKLAKTVNLRNTPEIRFVLDQSIEYGVKMSKMIDEVTKDIKSEDDAEE
- the truB gene encoding tRNA pseudouridine(55) synthase TruB; the protein is MINGIINVYKEKGYTSFDVVAKLRGILKTKKIGHTGTLDPDAEGVLPVCLGKATKVCDLLTDKNKEYVAVMLLGKVTDTQDTTGTVLEEHPVEVTEEQVKEAVLSFTGEYMQVPPMYSALKVNGKKLCDLARAGVTVERQARPVQLYSIEIIKMELPRVCMRVRCSKGTYIRTLCQDIGEKLSCGACMESLLRTKVSEFCVQDALRLSEIEERVQKAAGQTQSEQWNAEMFDFIYAVDSVFLQYKKAVICKEWNKLLYNGNRMKKDMFVSYQKDWEQQKVRIYDEEGRFIGIYEYSEIHGDYKPVKLFMEA
- the rnpM gene encoding RNase P modulator RnpM, giving the protein MSNKKIPMRQCVGCHEMKAKRDMIRVIKTAPTEEGETEIILDATGRKNGRGAYICPNRECLAMAIKNKGLERSFKMPIPKDVYETLTKEMEQLETR